In Streptomyces chartreusis NRRL 3882, the following are encoded in one genomic region:
- a CDS encoding SDR family oxidoreductase, whose amino-acid sequence MPRFPHPSPEELRRDPLPLRGRTALVTGASRRGGIGHAVARRLAAYGASVYLHHHVPHDAGQPWGADRPEDVVASVREALGDPEGRVVAGPGDLGDPAVAGELVGRAAEALGGRLDILVANHAQNGFDGSLDEIDTAMLDRHWVVDTRSVILLIQAYARLRSALPPRSPGGRVMMMTSGQDIAGGMPGELAYALQKGALASVTRSLATALADHAVTVNTVNPGPVDTDYMTGEDYEAVAERFPAGRWGMPDDPARLIAWLATDEAEWVTGQVIDSEGGFRR is encoded by the coding sequence GTGCCTCGTTTTCCTCATCCCAGTCCCGAAGAACTGCGCCGTGACCCTCTGCCCCTGCGGGGGCGTACTGCCCTGGTGACCGGGGCCAGTCGGCGTGGGGGCATCGGGCATGCCGTTGCCCGGCGTCTTGCCGCCTACGGAGCCAGTGTCTATCTGCATCACCATGTGCCGCACGACGCCGGCCAGCCCTGGGGCGCCGATCGTCCCGAGGACGTTGTCGCGTCCGTGCGGGAGGCGCTCGGGGACCCGGAGGGACGGGTCGTCGCCGGGCCCGGTGATCTGGGCGATCCCGCCGTGGCCGGTGAACTCGTCGGCAGGGCCGCCGAGGCGCTCGGCGGGCGGCTCGACATCCTCGTCGCCAACCACGCGCAGAACGGGTTCGACGGCTCCCTGGACGAGATCGACACGGCGATGCTGGACCGGCACTGGGTGGTCGACACCCGCTCCGTGATCCTGCTGATCCAGGCCTATGCGCGGCTGCGGTCCGCCCTGCCGCCGCGCAGCCCGGGCGGACGCGTGATGATGATGACCTCCGGCCAGGACATCGCGGGCGGCATGCCAGGGGAGCTCGCCTACGCTCTCCAGAAGGGTGCCCTCGCCTCCGTCACCCGCTCCCTTGCGACGGCGCTCGCCGACCACGCGGTCACCGTGAACACCGTCAACCCGGGCCCTGTCGACACGGACTACATGACCGGCGAGGACTACGAGGCCGTCGCGGAGCGCTTCCCCGCCGGGCGGTGGGGTATGCCCGACGACCCGGCCCGCCTCATCGCTTGGCTCGCCACGGACGAGGCTGAGTGGGTCACCGGGCAGGTCATCGACTCCGAGGGGGGCTTTCGCCGCTGA
- a CDS encoding DUF885 domain-containing protein yields MSEIKSPLPREVADAYVDELIALDPITGTFLGVRESSSRLPDTSPAGQEALAELARRTLARLDEAERQPGADSDVERRCGRLLRERLIAELAVHEADESLRSVSNLSSLPHAVRQVFTVTPAQSEEDWTAIAERLNAVPAALEGYRESLALGLERKLYGGPRATATFVEQLGEWADADGEGRGWFDTFAAAGPEALRSELDTAARSATEAVVRLRDWMRDVYAPAIEGAPDVVGRERYARWVRYYNGTDLDLDEAYAYGWSEYHRLLGEMKAEAEKILPGAATPWVALAHLDEHGTRIEGVDEVRDWLQSLMDEAMDALDGTHFDLAERVRRVESRIAPPGSAAAPYYTPPSDDFTRPGCTWLPTMGETSFPVYDLVSTWYHEGVPGHHLQLAQWKHVAEDLSRYQASVGMVSANAEGWALYAERLMDELGFLTDPERRLGYLDAQMMRAVRVIIDIGMHLELTIPDDSPFHPGERWTPELAQEFFGSHSSRPADFVESELTRYLSMPGQAIGYKLGERAWLLGREKARARRGDTFDPKAWHMAALSQGSLGLDDLVDELSVL; encoded by the coding sequence ATGTCTGAGATCAAGAGCCCGCTGCCCCGTGAGGTCGCCGACGCGTACGTCGACGAGCTCATCGCCCTCGACCCGATCACCGGCACGTTCCTCGGCGTGCGGGAGAGTTCGAGCAGGCTGCCCGACACCTCGCCCGCGGGCCAGGAGGCGCTCGCCGAGCTGGCGCGCCGGACACTGGCCCGGCTGGACGAGGCGGAGCGGCAGCCCGGCGCGGACAGTGACGTCGAGCGCCGCTGCGGGCGACTGCTGCGCGAGCGGCTCATCGCGGAACTCGCCGTGCACGAGGCCGACGAGAGCCTGCGGTCCGTCAGCAATCTGAGCTCCCTCCCGCACGCGGTGCGGCAGGTGTTCACCGTGACGCCGGCGCAGTCGGAGGAGGACTGGACGGCGATCGCCGAGCGGCTGAATGCGGTCCCCGCCGCGCTGGAGGGGTACCGGGAGTCCCTGGCGCTCGGCCTGGAGCGGAAGCTGTACGGCGGGCCGCGTGCCACGGCCACGTTCGTGGAGCAGCTCGGCGAGTGGGCGGACGCCGACGGCGAGGGCCGTGGCTGGTTCGATACCTTCGCGGCCGCCGGCCCCGAGGCGCTGCGTTCCGAGCTGGACACAGCGGCCCGCTCGGCCACCGAGGCGGTCGTACGGCTGCGCGACTGGATGCGGGACGTGTACGCACCGGCGATCGAGGGCGCGCCGGACGTGGTGGGCCGGGAGCGGTACGCGCGCTGGGTGCGCTACTACAACGGCACGGACCTCGACCTGGACGAGGCGTACGCGTACGGCTGGTCCGAGTACCACCGCCTCCTCGGAGAGATGAAGGCGGAGGCCGAGAAGATCCTTCCCGGTGCCGCCACGCCGTGGGTGGCGCTGGCGCACCTGGACGAGCACGGCACGCGCATCGAGGGCGTCGACGAGGTCCGCGACTGGCTGCAGTCCCTGATGGACGAGGCGATGGACGCGCTCGACGGCACCCACTTCGACCTGGCCGAGCGGGTGCGCCGGGTGGAGTCGCGCATCGCTCCTCCGGGGAGTGCCGCGGCCCCGTACTACACGCCGCCGTCGGACGACTTCACCCGCCCGGGCTGCACCTGGCTGCCGACCATGGGCGAGACCAGCTTCCCCGTTTACGACCTGGTGTCGACCTGGTACCACGAGGGTGTGCCGGGCCACCATCTCCAGCTGGCCCAGTGGAAGCACGTGGCGGAGGACCTCTCGCGCTACCAGGCGAGTGTCGGCATGGTGAGCGCCAACGCCGAGGGCTGGGCCCTGTACGCCGAGCGGCTGATGGACGAACTGGGCTTCCTGACGGACCCGGAGCGCCGGCTCGGTTACCTGGACGCGCAGATGATGCGCGCCGTGCGCGTCATCATCGACATCGGCATGCACCTGGAGCTGACGATCCCGGACGACTCCCCCTTCCACCCGGGCGAGCGCTGGACGCCCGAGCTGGCGCAGGAGTTCTTCGGCTCGCACAGCAGCCGGCCCGCGGACTTCGTGGAGAGCGAGCTGACCCGCTACCTGTCCATGCCGGGCCAGGCCATCGGTTACAAGCTCGGCGAGCGGGCCTGGCTGCTGGGCCGCGAGAAGGCCCGCGCCCGCCGTGGTGACACCTTCGACCCGAAGGCCTGGCACATGGCGGCGCTTTCGCAGGGGTCCCTGGGTCTGGACGACCTGGTCGACGAACTCTCCGTGCTGTAG
- a CDS encoding immunity 21 family protein — translation MVRYAEPGVVEWVESGGGPLIAVPETVLPFWAGADGEETASDYDRACEVDGHVGLLPVGDCTALVLGDEPASTAYLPDQGMFVRWCAGNSEDELLASVPLAVDTAEWEPEVLWDVPGAVLLFDAAWPGAQPSGSERVRVVLEPGRYAVRAARVQPGPETWLGLVQLRLLAPR, via the coding sequence ATGGTGCGATACGCGGAGCCGGGCGTCGTGGAATGGGTGGAGTCGGGCGGCGGGCCGTTGATAGCGGTGCCGGAGACGGTTCTGCCGTTCTGGGCGGGGGCCGACGGCGAGGAGACGGCGTCGGACTACGACCGGGCCTGTGAGGTGGACGGGCACGTCGGGCTGCTGCCGGTCGGCGACTGCACGGCGCTGGTTCTGGGGGACGAGCCGGCCTCGACGGCGTATCTGCCCGACCAGGGGATGTTCGTCCGGTGGTGCGCGGGGAATTCCGAGGACGAGTTGCTGGCGAGCGTGCCGCTGGCTGTCGACACGGCGGAGTGGGAGCCGGAGGTTCTCTGGGACGTGCCCGGGGCCGTGCTGCTCTTTGATGCTGCGTGGCCCGGGGCGCAGCCTTCGGGGAGCGAGCGGGTTCGGGTGGTTCTGGAGCCGGGGCGCTACGCGGTTCGGGCGGCTCGGGTGCAGCCGGGGCCTGAAACGTGGCTGGGCTTGGTTCAGTTGCGGTTGCTGGCGCCTAGGTGA
- a CDS encoding GNAT family N-acetyltransferase yields MTRKVTDVTHLNDCRPANAWQRVTAAVHTWRTRRHEHAPPAGDTGSPAPEPVPGANTLWRMRTTVKDEPGSLAALCTALAEHRVDILSLQTHPLAEGTVDEFLLRAPGELPAAGIATAVRTAGGTDTWIERADAHDLVDAPTRVLGLAARTALDAAELPLALRQLLGRCTIRSRPAPVGGDRAPAGVPVEGALDDTVMRLRAPEGGVITVERPYLPFTPTEFARARALVELDARLGPRVPRGRDVLTLAEGSDITVRRADTRDLEAARAMHERCSDRTLKLRYHGPVGDADRYLSHLLSPRYGRTLAVQTASGRLVGLGHLLWDGDETEVALIVEDAWQRRGIGGELLGRLVAMAAEAGCRSVYAVTQTSNTGMVAAMRGLGLPLDYQVEEGTLVITARLGETVSTGAGEVGSTSAP; encoded by the coding sequence ATGACGCGAAAAGTGACTGATGTGACGCACCTGAACGACTGCCGCCCCGCCAACGCGTGGCAGCGGGTCACGGCGGCGGTCCACACCTGGCGAACACGACGCCACGAACACGCGCCGCCGGCGGGCGATACCGGGTCCCCGGCACCGGAGCCGGTGCCGGGGGCGAACACGCTGTGGCGGATGCGGACCACGGTGAAGGACGAACCGGGATCGCTGGCGGCCCTGTGCACGGCCCTCGCCGAGCACCGGGTCGACATCCTCAGCCTCCAGACGCATCCGCTGGCCGAGGGCACGGTGGACGAGTTCCTGCTGCGCGCCCCGGGCGAACTGCCGGCCGCCGGGATCGCCACGGCGGTGCGGACGGCCGGCGGCACCGACACCTGGATCGAGCGGGCCGACGCCCACGACCTGGTGGACGCGCCGACCCGGGTCCTCGGACTCGCCGCCCGGACCGCTCTGGACGCCGCGGAACTGCCCCTCGCGCTGCGCCAGTTGCTGGGCCGGTGCACGATCCGGTCCCGTCCCGCACCGGTCGGCGGCGACCGGGCGCCCGCCGGTGTCCCGGTGGAGGGAGCACTCGACGACACGGTGATGCGCCTGCGCGCCCCGGAGGGCGGAGTGATCACCGTGGAGCGGCCGTATCTGCCCTTCACCCCGACCGAGTTCGCCCGGGCCCGGGCCCTGGTGGAACTGGACGCCCGGCTCGGGCCGCGCGTCCCGCGCGGCCGGGACGTGCTCACCCTGGCCGAGGGCAGTGACATCACCGTGCGCCGGGCCGACACCCGTGATCTGGAGGCGGCCAGGGCGATGCACGAGCGGTGCTCGGACCGCACCCTCAAGCTGCGCTACCACGGGCCGGTCGGTGACGCCGACCGCTATCTCAGCCACCTGCTCAGTCCGCGCTACGGCCGGACCCTCGCCGTGCAGACGGCCTCCGGGCGGCTCGTCGGGCTAGGGCATCTGCTGTGGGACGGGGACGAGACGGAGGTCGCGTTGATCGTCGAGGATGCGTGGCAGCGGCGGGGTATCGGCGGGGAGTTGCTGGGGCGGCTGGTGGCGATGGCCGCGGAGGCGGGTTGCCGGAGTGTGTATGCCGTGACGCAGACGTCCAATACGGGGATGGTCGCGGCGATGCGGGGGCTGGGCCTCCCCCTCGACTATCAGGTCGAGGAGGGGACCCTGGTGATCACCGCGCGGCTGGGTGAGACCGTTTCGACGGGTGCGGGTGAGGTGGGGAGCACCTCGGCGCCGTAG
- a CDS encoding trans-sulfuration enzyme family protein, which translates to MDTASMGAHDDVRTAPRALATEAVHAGRDDLARQGLHAPPIDLSTTYPSYDSRGEAARIDAFAATGADPDGPPVYGRLGNPTVARFETALARLEGTEAAVAFASGMAALSAVLLVRASMGLRHVVAVRPLYGCSDHLLTAGLLGSEVTWTDPAGIAESLRPDTGLVIVESPANPTLAEVDLRAVAHACGSVPLLVDNTFATPVLQRPAEQGARLVLHSATKYLGGHGDVLAGVVACDEELAGRLRQVRFATGGVLHPLAGYLLLRGLSTLPVRVRAASANAAELAHRLAADPRVARVHYPRIGGAMVSFEIHGDPHEVIAGVRLITPAVSLGSVDTLIQHPASISHRIVDADDRRGAGVSDRLLRMSVGLEDIEDLWSDLDQALSFRGAGNCATSHDEPAATV; encoded by the coding sequence ATGGACACAGCGAGCATGGGCGCCCACGACGACGTACGCACCGCACCGAGAGCACTCGCCACCGAGGCCGTCCACGCCGGGCGGGACGACCTCGCCCGGCAGGGGCTGCACGCCCCGCCGATCGACCTGTCCACCACCTACCCGTCCTACGACAGCCGTGGCGAGGCGGCCCGGATCGACGCGTTCGCCGCCACCGGCGCGGACCCGGACGGCCCGCCCGTCTACGGGCGGCTGGGCAACCCGACCGTCGCCCGTTTCGAGACCGCACTGGCCCGACTGGAGGGCACCGAGGCGGCGGTCGCGTTCGCCAGCGGCATGGCCGCCCTGAGCGCCGTCCTGCTCGTCCGCGCCTCCATGGGGCTGCGGCACGTGGTGGCCGTACGTCCCCTCTACGGATGCAGCGACCATCTGCTGACCGCCGGGCTGCTGGGTTCGGAGGTGACCTGGACCGACCCGGCGGGAATCGCGGAATCACTGCGCCCGGACACCGGCCTGGTGATCGTGGAGTCCCCGGCCAACCCCACGCTGGCCGAGGTCGACCTCCGGGCCGTCGCGCACGCCTGCGGCTCGGTGCCGCTGCTCGTGGACAACACGTTCGCCACACCGGTGCTCCAGCGGCCCGCCGAACAGGGCGCACGGCTGGTGCTGCACAGCGCCACCAAGTACCTCGGCGGGCACGGGGACGTCCTGGCGGGCGTGGTCGCCTGCGACGAGGAGCTCGCGGGACGACTGCGGCAGGTCCGCTTCGCCACCGGCGGCGTCCTGCATCCGCTCGCCGGCTATCTGCTGCTGCGCGGGCTGTCCACCCTCCCGGTCCGGGTACGGGCCGCCTCCGCCAACGCCGCCGAACTCGCCCACCGCCTCGCCGCCGACCCGCGGGTGGCCCGCGTGCACTACCCGCGCATCGGCGGCGCGATGGTCTCCTTCGAGATTCACGGCGACCCCCACGAGGTCATCGCCGGTGTCCGCCTCATCACCCCGGCGGTGAGCCTCGGCAGCGTGGACACCCTGATCCAGCACCCGGCGTCCATCAGCCACCGCATCGTGGACGCCGACGACCGCCGGGGGGCGGGGGTGAGCGACCGTCTGCTACGCATGTCGGTGGGCTTGGAGGACATAGAGGACCTGTGGTCCGATCTCGACCAGGCGCTGAGCTTCAGGGGCGCGGGGAACTGCGCGACAAGCCACGACGAACCCGCAGCCACCGTCTGA
- a CDS encoding Lrp/AsnC family transcriptional regulator, whose translation MAESVVLDPVDLHLLRLLQNDARTTYRDLAAQVGVAPSTCLDRVTRLRRSGVILGHRLELDPAKLGRGLEALLSVQVRPHRRELVGPFVERIRALPESRTVFHLTGPDDYLVHVAVADMSDLQRLVLDEFTSRREVARVETRLIFQQWECGPLLPPSPSAQSG comes from the coding sequence ATGGCCGAATCTGTCGTACTGGACCCGGTGGATCTCCACCTGCTGCGGTTGCTGCAGAACGACGCCCGGACGACGTACCGGGATCTCGCCGCGCAGGTCGGGGTGGCGCCGTCGACCTGTCTGGACCGGGTGACCCGGCTGCGCCGTTCGGGCGTGATCCTCGGGCACCGGCTGGAGCTGGATCCGGCCAAGCTGGGGCGAGGACTGGAGGCTCTGCTGTCGGTGCAGGTCAGGCCGCACCGGCGGGAACTGGTGGGGCCGTTCGTGGAGCGGATCCGCGCCCTTCCGGAGTCACGGACGGTCTTCCACCTGACCGGACCGGACGACTACCTCGTCCATGTCGCGGTCGCCGACATGTCGGACCTTCAGCGGCTCGTGCTGGACGAGTTCACCTCGCGGCGCGAGGTGGCGCGGGTGGAGACCCGGCTGATCTTCCAGCAGTGGGAGTGCGGGCCGCTGCTGCCGCCTTCGCCCTCGGCTCAATCCGGATGA